Proteins from one Bacillota bacterium genomic window:
- a CDS encoding isoprenylcysteine carboxylmethyltransferase family protein gives MLEIRKKDRLFIVFGSIIWGVVIVVTTLDFIFIQLPTYHFDIIVFIGVVLVLAGTTIRQIAKRTLGRSYTYTLKTLENQKLIKTGIYRFIRHPGYIGTLIADLGIPLLFHSLYGFLVVLLLIPLFVYRMGVEEKMMIMKFGDEYRDYMKHTCRLIPHVY, from the coding sequence ATGCTCGAGATAAGAAAGAAAGACCGGTTATTTATAGTTTTCGGATCGATAATCTGGGGAGTTGTTATAGTCGTAACAACTCTTGATTTCATATTTATACAATTACCAACCTATCATTTTGATATTATAGTTTTTATCGGGGTGGTTCTCGTCCTAGCAGGGACAACTATACGTCAAATAGCTAAGAGGACCCTAGGCAGATCTTATACATATACTCTGAAAACCTTAGAAAACCAAAAGTTAATCAAAACTGGCATTTACAGGTTTATCCGACACCCCGGTTATATCGGCACGCTTATAGCCGATCTTGGAATCCCTCTTTTGTTTCACAGCTTGTACGGTTTCTTGGTCGTGCTTTTACTTATCCCGTTGTTCGTTTACAGGATGGGGGTTGAGGAAAAAATGATGATTATGAAATTCGGGGACGAGTACAGGGATTATATGAAGCACACCTGCAGACTGATTCCTCATGTTTATTAA